In Populus alba chromosome 9, ASM523922v2, whole genome shotgun sequence, a genomic segment contains:
- the LOC118058752 gene encoding uncharacterized protein isoform X1: MKSSYAFFILFSLFSQFANVIGARKDTGEYWRAVMKDQPMPEAIQGLIRPTTLPSVSNEKADCHTTESNGKNNFVKDFGPQPTATSYDNGIEPAKDKSFSKDFDPKPNVSVYSDGTVVKGERSFAEDFEPRPNVSVYHDDAPLKGEKSFPEDFEPRPNLSVYDDGVGLKGKKSFSDDFEPRPSATAYSN, encoded by the exons ATGAAATCCTCCTACgctttcttcattcttttctcACTCTTTTCg CAGTTTGCTAACGTGATCGGTGCAAGAAAAGACACTGGAGAGTATTGGAGAGCTGTTATGAAAGATCAGCCCATGCCAGAAGCAATACAAGGTCTTATTCGCCCAACCACATTGCCATCAGTCTCTAATGAGAAAGCCGATTGCCACACAACAGAGTCAAATGGAAAGAATAATTTTGTCAAGGATTTTGGCCCCCAGCCTACTGCTACATCTTATGACAATGGTATAGAACCAGCAAAAGATAAGTCCTTCTCGAAAGATTTCGACCCGAAACCTAACGTGTCCGTTTACAGTGATGGTACTGTTGTTAAAGGAGAGAGATCCTTCGCTGAGGATTTTGAGCCGAGGCCTAACGTGTCCGTTTACCACGACGACGCTCCTCTTAAAGGAGAAAAATCTTTTCCGGAGGACTTCGAACCAAGACCCAACCTATCAGTTTATGATGATGGTGTCGggcttaaaggaaaaaaatcgtTTTCGGATGATTTTGAACCAAGACCAAGTGCTACTGCTTATAGCAACTAA
- the LOC118058754 gene encoding uncharacterized protein isoform X1 yields the protein MKSSYALFILFSLFSQFANVIGARKDTGEYWRAVMKDQPMPEAIQGLIRATTSSPVSNEKADCHTFKSNEKDNFVKDFGPQPSATSYDNGIEPAKDKSFSKDFDPKPNVSVYNDGTVVKGERPFAEDFEPRPNVSVYHDDAALKGEKSFPEDFEPRPNISVYDDGVGLKGKKSFSDEFEPRPSVTAYSN from the exons ATGAAATCCTCCTACGCTCTCTTCATTCTTTTCTCACTCTTTTCG cAGTTTGCTAACGTGATCGGTGCTAGAAAAGACACCGGAGAGTATTGGAGAGCTGTCATGAAAGATCAGCCCATGCCAGAAGCAATACAAGGTCTTATTCGCGCAACCACGTCGTCACCAGTCTCCAATGAGAAAGCCGATTGCCACACATTCAAGTCCAATGAAAAGGATAATTTTGTCAAGGATTTTGGCCCCCAGCCTTCCGCTACATCTTATGACAATGGCATAGAACCAGCAAAAGATAAGTCCTTCTCGAAAGATTTCGACCCGAAACCTAACGTGTCCGTTTACAATGATGGTACTGTAGTTAAAGGAGAGAGACCCTTCGCTGAGGATTTTGAGCCGAGGCCTAACGTGTCCGTTTACCACGACGACGCTGCTCTTAAAGGAGAAAAATCTTTTCCGGAGGACTTCGAACCAAGACCCAACATATCAGTTTATGATGATGGTGTCGggcttaaaggaaaaaaatcgtTTTCGGACGAATTTGAACCAAGACCAAGTGTTACAGCTTATAGCAACTAA
- the LOC118058752 gene encoding uncharacterized protein isoform X2 — translation MKSSYAFFILFSLFSFANVIGARKDTGEYWRAVMKDQPMPEAIQGLIRPTTLPSVSNEKADCHTTESNGKNNFVKDFGPQPTATSYDNGIEPAKDKSFSKDFDPKPNVSVYSDGTVVKGERSFAEDFEPRPNVSVYHDDAPLKGEKSFPEDFEPRPNLSVYDDGVGLKGKKSFSDDFEPRPSATAYSN, via the exons ATGAAATCCTCCTACgctttcttcattcttttctcACTCTTTTCg TTTGCTAACGTGATCGGTGCAAGAAAAGACACTGGAGAGTATTGGAGAGCTGTTATGAAAGATCAGCCCATGCCAGAAGCAATACAAGGTCTTATTCGCCCAACCACATTGCCATCAGTCTCTAATGAGAAAGCCGATTGCCACACAACAGAGTCAAATGGAAAGAATAATTTTGTCAAGGATTTTGGCCCCCAGCCTACTGCTACATCTTATGACAATGGTATAGAACCAGCAAAAGATAAGTCCTTCTCGAAAGATTTCGACCCGAAACCTAACGTGTCCGTTTACAGTGATGGTACTGTTGTTAAAGGAGAGAGATCCTTCGCTGAGGATTTTGAGCCGAGGCCTAACGTGTCCGTTTACCACGACGACGCTCCTCTTAAAGGAGAAAAATCTTTTCCGGAGGACTTCGAACCAAGACCCAACCTATCAGTTTATGATGATGGTGTCGggcttaaaggaaaaaaatcgtTTTCGGATGATTTTGAACCAAGACCAAGTGCTACTGCTTATAGCAACTAA
- the LOC118058754 gene encoding uncharacterized protein isoform X2 produces MKSSYALFILFSLFSFANVIGARKDTGEYWRAVMKDQPMPEAIQGLIRATTSSPVSNEKADCHTFKSNEKDNFVKDFGPQPSATSYDNGIEPAKDKSFSKDFDPKPNVSVYNDGTVVKGERPFAEDFEPRPNVSVYHDDAALKGEKSFPEDFEPRPNISVYDDGVGLKGKKSFSDEFEPRPSVTAYSN; encoded by the exons ATGAAATCCTCCTACGCTCTCTTCATTCTTTTCTCACTCTTTTCG TTTGCTAACGTGATCGGTGCTAGAAAAGACACCGGAGAGTATTGGAGAGCTGTCATGAAAGATCAGCCCATGCCAGAAGCAATACAAGGTCTTATTCGCGCAACCACGTCGTCACCAGTCTCCAATGAGAAAGCCGATTGCCACACATTCAAGTCCAATGAAAAGGATAATTTTGTCAAGGATTTTGGCCCCCAGCCTTCCGCTACATCTTATGACAATGGCATAGAACCAGCAAAAGATAAGTCCTTCTCGAAAGATTTCGACCCGAAACCTAACGTGTCCGTTTACAATGATGGTACTGTAGTTAAAGGAGAGAGACCCTTCGCTGAGGATTTTGAGCCGAGGCCTAACGTGTCCGTTTACCACGACGACGCTGCTCTTAAAGGAGAAAAATCTTTTCCGGAGGACTTCGAACCAAGACCCAACATATCAGTTTATGATGATGGTGTCGggcttaaaggaaaaaaatcgtTTTCGGACGAATTTGAACCAAGACCAAGTGTTACAGCTTATAGCAACTAA
- the LOC118058752 gene encoding uncharacterized protein isoform X3: MKSSYAFFILFSLFSQFANVIGARKDTGEYWRAVMKDQPMPEAIQGLIRPTTLPSVSNEKADCHTTESNGKNNFVKDFGPQPTATSYDNGIEPAKDKSFSKDFDPKPNVSVYSDGTVVKGERSFAEDFEPRPNVSVYHDDAPLKGEKSFSDDFEPRPSATAYSN, translated from the exons ATGAAATCCTCCTACgctttcttcattcttttctcACTCTTTTCg CAGTTTGCTAACGTGATCGGTGCAAGAAAAGACACTGGAGAGTATTGGAGAGCTGTTATGAAAGATCAGCCCATGCCAGAAGCAATACAAGGTCTTATTCGCCCAACCACATTGCCATCAGTCTCTAATGAGAAAGCCGATTGCCACACAACAGAGTCAAATGGAAAGAATAATTTTGTCAAGGATTTTGGCCCCCAGCCTACTGCTACATCTTATGACAATGGTATAGAACCAGCAAAAGATAAGTCCTTCTCGAAAGATTTCGACCCGAAACCTAACGTGTCCGTTTACAGTGATGGTACTGTTGTTAAAGGAGAGAGATCCTTCGCTGAGGATTTTGAGCCGAGGCCTAACGTGTCCGTTTACCACGACGACGCTCCTCTTAAAGGAG aaaaatcgtTTTCGGATGATTTTGAACCAAGACCAAGTGCTACTGCTTATAGCAACTAA
- the LOC118058754 gene encoding organ-specific protein P4 isoform X3 produces the protein MKSSYALFILFSLFSQFANVIGARKDTGEYWRAVMKDQPMPEAIQGLIRATTSSPVSNEKADCHTFKSNEKDNFVKDFGPQPSATSYDNVKGERPFAEDFEPRPNVSVYHDDAALKGEKSFPEDFEPRPNISVYDDGVGLKGKKSFSDEFEPRPSVTAYSN, from the exons ATGAAATCCTCCTACGCTCTCTTCATTCTTTTCTCACTCTTTTCG cAGTTTGCTAACGTGATCGGTGCTAGAAAAGACACCGGAGAGTATTGGAGAGCTGTCATGAAAGATCAGCCCATGCCAGAAGCAATACAAGGTCTTATTCGCGCAACCACGTCGTCACCAGTCTCCAATGAGAAAGCCGATTGCCACACATTCAAGTCCAATGAAAAGGATAATTTTGTCAAGGATTTTGGCCCCCAGCCTTCCGCTACATCTTATGACAATG TTAAAGGAGAGAGACCCTTCGCTGAGGATTTTGAGCCGAGGCCTAACGTGTCCGTTTACCACGACGACGCTGCTCTTAAAGGAGAAAAATCTTTTCCGGAGGACTTCGAACCAAGACCCAACATATCAGTTTATGATGATGGTGTCGggcttaaaggaaaaaaatcgtTTTCGGACGAATTTGAACCAAGACCAAGTGTTACAGCTTATAGCAACTAA